One window from the genome of Candidatus Omnitrophota bacterium encodes:
- a CDS encoding formate--tetrahydrofolate ligase produces the protein MKKILSDLKIAQIAKLRPIAQIAGKIGVKEKELQLYGKYKAKVSLGILKRPANRPDGKYVDITAITPTPLGEGKTVTTIGLSMALNKIGKPAIAVIRQPSLGPVFGIKGGAAGGGYSQVVPMEDFNLHFTGDTHAVGLAHNLLAAFLDNSILKGNKLNIDPLTITWKRVIDINDRFLRNIIIGRGGKNNGFPRKSGFDITATSEVMAILALTTDLFDLRRRLGKITVASTYDGEPITADDLKAAGAMTVLLKDAIKPTLIQTLENTPCLVHTGPFANIAHGNSSIIADKIGMKLTDYVVTESGFGADCGAEKFFNIKCRYSKLKPSCAVIVASIRALKMHSGDFKIAAGKPFDLGLLKENIDAVERGCLNLEKQIENLRIFGIPIVVAINKFKQDTDGEIEVVRKRALDSGAEDAVVSELWARGANGGKVLARAVIKACGKKSSFRYLYPLDMPIKKKIEKIAVDIYGAKKVKYSSLAEKKILLYTKRGYDKLPVCMAKTHLSLSHNPKLKGRPIGFTLPIRDINVSVGAGFLYPLCGKMRTMPGLPSVPAGTEVDIDKSGKTVGLF, from the coding sequence GTGAAAAAAATACTCAGTGACTTAAAGATCGCTCAAATCGCAAAGTTGAGGCCGATTGCTCAAATAGCCGGGAAAATAGGCGTTAAAGAAAAAGAATTGCAGTTATACGGCAAATATAAAGCCAAGGTGTCGCTTGGAATATTGAAGAGACCGGCAAACAGACCGGACGGTAAATATGTCGACATTACAGCCATTACCCCGACCCCTTTGGGAGAAGGTAAGACAGTGACTACTATCGGCCTGTCAATGGCGCTTAATAAAATAGGCAAGCCGGCTATAGCTGTTATCCGTCAGCCTTCATTGGGTCCGGTGTTTGGAATTAAAGGCGGAGCAGCCGGAGGAGGATATTCCCAGGTAGTGCCAATGGAAGATTTTAATTTACATTTTACCGGCGATACACATGCTGTGGGGCTGGCCCATAATCTCCTGGCCGCTTTTTTGGATAACTCTATATTAAAAGGGAATAAATTAAACATAGATCCTTTGACAATTACCTGGAAAAGAGTGATAGATATTAACGACAGGTTTTTACGTAATATCATTATTGGCCGGGGCGGTAAAAATAACGGATTTCCCCGAAAAAGCGGTTTTGATATTACCGCAACCAGCGAGGTAATGGCGATATTGGCCCTTACTACGGATCTTTTCGATTTGCGCAGGCGTCTGGGAAAGATTACCGTGGCGTCTACTTATGATGGTGAGCCGATAACTGCTGATGACTTGAAAGCAGCCGGGGCAATGACGGTCCTTTTAAAGGACGCGATTAAGCCTACCCTGATACAAACGCTGGAAAATACTCCCTGTCTGGTTCATACCGGCCCATTTGCCAATATTGCCCATGGGAATTCTTCAATAATAGCGGACAAGATCGGTATGAAATTAACCGATTATGTAGTTACTGAAAGTGGATTTGGCGCGGATTGCGGGGCAGAGAAATTTTTTAATATTAAATGTCGTTATTCTAAACTTAAGCCGAGTTGCGCGGTTATTGTAGCTTCTATTCGGGCGCTGAAGATGCATAGCGGAGATTTTAAAATAGCTGCCGGAAAGCCTTTTGACCTTGGCTTGCTAAAGGAAAATATAGATGCGGTAGAAAGGGGATGTTTAAATTTAGAAAAACAGATAGAAAATTTACGGATTTTTGGTATTCCGATAGTTGTGGCGATCAATAAATTCAAACAGGATACGGATGGGGAAATAGAGGTAGTTCGTAAGAGGGCATTGGATAGCGGTGCTGAAGACGCGGTAGTAAGTGAGCTCTGGGCCCGGGGCGCAAATGGCGGAAAGGTCTTAGCCCGGGCAGTGATCAAGGCCTGCGGTAAAAAAAGCAGTTTCAGATATCTTTATCCGTTAGATATGCCGATAAAGAAGAAGATCGAAAAGATAGCTGTAGATATATATGGCGCTAAGAAAGTCAAATATTCGTCTTTGGCCGAGAAAAAAATATTGTTATATACTAAAAGAGGTTATGATAAATTGCCTGTTTGTATGGCCAAAACCCATCTTTCTCTCTCTCATAATCCCAAGTTAAAGGGCAGGCCCATTGGTTTTACACTTCCGATTCGCGATATCAATGTCTCGGTAGGGGCAGGATTTTTATATCCTCTTTGCGGTAAAATGAGAACTATGCCCGGCCTACCCTCTGTCCCGGCGGGGACAGAGGTGGATATTGATAAGAGCGGGAAAACAGTGGGACTGTTCTGA
- the folE gene encoding GTP cyclohydrolase I FolE yields the protein MDKKKIEQAVKAILKAVGENSQRPDLLGTPKRVAEMYEEVLSGINKDPGRELEVLLAEGHDEIVLLKNIPLYSVCEHHLLPFIGKTHVAYIPKGNRVTGLSKLARVVDILAKRLQVQERLTTQIADVIMKKLKPQGVLVVIEAEHLCMTMRGVKKPGSVTVTSAVRGIFRTNEKTRSEALALIKM from the coding sequence ATGGATAAAAAAAAGATAGAGCAGGCGGTTAAAGCGATACTTAAAGCAGTGGGTGAAAACTCCCAAAGGCCGGATCTTTTAGGGACGCCCAAGAGGGTCGCTGAAATGTACGAAGAGGTCTTAAGCGGGATAAATAAAGACCCCGGCAGGGAGCTGGAAGTTCTTTTAGCAGAGGGCCACGATGAAATAGTCCTTTTGAAAAATATCCCTCTCTATTCTGTTTGTGAACATCACCTTCTTCCGTTTATTGGCAAGACACATGTAGCATATATTCCCAAAGGTAACAGGGTAACAGGACTTAGTAAGCTTGCCCGGGTTGTAGATATATTGGCCAAGCGGCTTCAGGTTCAGGAAAGGCTTACTACCCAAATAGCCGATGTTATTATGAAAAAATTAAAGCCCCAGGGAGTGCTGGTGGTAATTGAAGCAGAGCATCTTTGTATGACCATGAGGGGAGTGAAGAAACCGGGCAGTGTTACTGTTACCAGCGCGGTAAGGGGGATATTCAGGACAAATGAAAAGACGCGTTCGGAAGCGCTTGCTTTAATAAAAATGTAA